The segment CGTAGCTACGATTATAAGATTTCTCCATGCGCTATCGCTTAGTCGAAATGACGAAAAAACAAGAGAAACAATGGCACAGGAAATAGAAAGAAAATTTTTGGTTAAAAGCGATGCTTTTAAATCAGAAGCTGTAAAAGAAATGAGAATCACTCAGGGATACTTATCATCAGTTCCGGAAAGAACTGTACGTGTACGTATCAAGGGAGAAAAAGGGTTTATGACAATCAAGGGGATTGGAAGTGAGTCTGGAGCTTCTCGTTACGAGTGGGAAAGAGAAATCTCTGTAGAAGATACTAACGAATTGTTAAAAATCTGTGAACCGGGAGTTATCGACAAAACCCGTTTTAACGTAAAATCGGGAGAGCATACTTTCGAAGTTGATGAGTTCTACGGCGAAAACGAAGGTTTAACTGTTGCAGAAGTAGAGCTTTCGTCGGAAGATGAAGCTTTCGACAAGCCGGAATGGTTAGGAGAAGAAGTAACAGGAGATGTAAAATATTACAACTCAATGCTGATGAAAAATCCATATAAAAACTGGTAATTTAGCTTAATGAAAAATCCACGGCTCAAAAAGCCGTGGATTTTTTTTGCAAAAAAAAAAGAACAAAAAGATGACTGAATTGAAACACCAAGAAGAAAAATTTGATGTACTGGATATGAATAATTATCGGATAGAAAAGCTTCCGGTAAGAGAAAAATCCAGATTTGAAGAAATTTTAGTGGTTATAGGAGTACCATTAGCTCTGATTTCTTTTCTTTTGATAATGTTCTTTTTAGATTTATCATTCTTAAAAAATATCGATCCCGATTCGCTGACAATAGCTTCTAAAGCTAATTTTGATAAAATTGGGATGACCGAGTTTATTTTCGCAAACAGAGCAATGCTTGCAATTTTTGTAGCGGCTCTTATTTTGTGGATAACAGAAGCTATTCCGAACTATTTAACCTCATTGATTTTAATAATAGCTTTGGTATTAACCGGAGTATTGCCCGAAAAAGTTGCTTATGCACAGTTAGGGCATAAAGTAATGTGGTTAAATATTCTTTCGTTTGTTTTGGCGAGTATGTTAGTAGCTACAGGTGTAGCAAAAAGATTTGCTCTGTGGTTTATCCTGAAATTTGGAAAGAATGCATCCTCTGTAATGCTTAGTTTTATTGTGATAAATGTTGTTTTATCATTATTTATTTCGGCAACAACTGCAAAAGCAACAATTCTATTGCCAATTATGATGATAGTTGCAGCCGTATATGGAGCAACAAGGGGTAACAGAAATAATTTTGGTAGAAATTTGATACTCCAAAATCTCTTTCAAATAAACATGGGGGCAGCGTCGTTTATGACCGGTTCCGGGGCAAACTTACTGGCGGTTTCGTTAATTGCCGGAGCAATAGGAACCGATATTTTCTTTTCCGAATGGATGATAGCAGCATTTCCGGTAGCCTTAGGTCTAATGCTGATAGCCTGGATTGTTGGAACCAGAATAATTTTCCCGATTAAAAAAGAAGATAGATTACCAAGTATTCCCGGTGGAATGGAAAGTTTACAAAAAGAACTTGACAAAATGGGGAAAATTTCTTTCGAAGAAATGAAGGCATTAGTAATCTTTGGATTTATATTAACACTTTGGGTAACCGACAAATGGCATGGTGTAAGCCCTACCGCAGTTGCTTTTGTTGGTGCTATTATAGCTTTAATGCCTAAAGTAGGCATAGTAGAATGGAATGATGTGGATATTCCCTGGCACTTACTTATGTTCTCTGCCGGTGCTTATACATTAGGGGCAGGATTTAAATATACTAATCTTCCAAGTATATCTGTAAATGCATTTTTCGATGAAATGGGCTTGGGTACAGATACTCCTTTTTGGGTTTTGTATGTTATTCTTACCGGAGTTATGATATATAGTGCTCTGTTTATGCAGTCGAAAACCATGAGGTCTATGATTTTTATTCCAATAGCTATTGGGGTAGCAACTAAATTTGATTTTTCGATAATGAGTTTGGCTTTTCCTGTAGCATTATTAATAGAACATGTGTACGTTTTACCATTCAACAGTAAGCCTTCATTACTTCTATATTCTACAGACCATTATAGCTGGACTGACACTTTTAAGTATGGGATTATAATGCAAACTATAGCATGGGGAATGTCTATACTAATGGCAATGACTTATTTTAAATGGTTGGGGATTACTCCGAACGGTCTTTTTGATATTTTTTAGTGATATTAATAACCCGGGTCAACGGGAGATTAATCGATTCATAGTCAATTCAGGAAAATCATAAAAAGACAAATGATCAAAGAGAAAATCAGAGTTCATGGTGGTGAATCATTCGAAATAGACCTTGGGTATCTTTACAAGGATGACGAACGATTCAGCACTTATGACATTGATACATATATCTACACTCCCCGCTCTCTTGATATCAACAAAGCAACTTATACAAAAGATGAGTTTTTTCAGGATTTAAAAGCAAACATACGTTTCTTAACTCCGGCTTATAACTTAAACGAAGTTATTGAAGGTGATGATTCTGCCTACAAAAAACTTACTGACAGCATTGATACGTTTTTAACGATTCAAAACAAAGAAAATGCAAAGCAATATCGCTATCACATAAAAATGTTTGTCAGCATTTTCAGAAGTTCACTGAGCAAGCAGGTTAGCAGAATTGTTTCCAAGTCATCTACAAAAGAAAAAGAAATACTGATCGAGGATCTTTTTAAGTCAACAGAAAAGTTGGTTAATAAATACAGAAAGCTATCAGATAAATTATTAGCGGATAATGTCAAGGAAAAAGAACAAAACCTCTTCAGATTTGGAGATGAATTCATTTCGTACTCAATAGAAAAACAATTCTTAATTCTTATTCGCAAATTATCTAGAAACGAGAGCAAGTATTCAAAAGAACTACATAATGCAACGACATATTTAGAAAAAGAATTAATATATCAGAGAGAATCAGGTATTCTTTCGATGAATAGTAACTCAAAAAAATCGAACGAAAATACTATCTACAGAAGGGGAATACTCAGAAAATTTGCAGAGGATCGTCTTTTTCTCAATACCAGAACAGAGAAAGAAGGAGTTGTGATGGAACAGGTTATTTTTTCGCTGGCTGCCGGATTTGCAATGATATTCGCCACAGCTGTAGCCTTCTTATCCCAGAAATATTACGGAAACTTCACTGTTGATTTATTTATTATGCTCGTAATTAGCTATATGGCTAAAGACAGAATCAAAGAACTTGTCAGGAACAACATCAATGACAAAATTCAGTCTAAATATTTCTTTGACAATAAAACAAAAATCATTTCAGGCGATGAAGAAATTGGACTATGTCGGGAAAGTTTCACCTTTATAGAGGACAAAAAAATCCCTCTTGAAGTAAAAAGAATACGAAAAAGAGAACATCT is part of the Bacteroidota bacterium genome and harbors:
- a CDS encoding CYTH domain-containing protein, which codes for MAQEIERKFLVKSDAFKSEAVKEMRITQGYLSSVPERTVRVRIKGEKGFMTIKGIGSESGASRYEWEREISVEDTNELLKICEPGVIDKTRFNVKSGEHTFEVDEFYGENEGLTVAEVELSSEDEAFDKPEWLGEEVTGDVKYYNSMLMKNPYKNW
- a CDS encoding SLC13 family permease, translated to MTELKHQEEKFDVLDMNNYRIEKLPVREKSRFEEILVVIGVPLALISFLLIMFFLDLSFLKNIDPDSLTIASKANFDKIGMTEFIFANRAMLAIFVAALILWITEAIPNYLTSLILIIALVLTGVLPEKVAYAQLGHKVMWLNILSFVLASMLVATGVAKRFALWFILKFGKNASSVMLSFIVINVVLSLFISATTAKATILLPIMMIVAAVYGATRGNRNNFGRNLILQNLFQINMGAASFMTGSGANLLAVSLIAGAIGTDIFFSEWMIAAFPVALGLMLIAWIVGTRIIFPIKKEDRLPSIPGGMESLQKELDKMGKISFEEMKALVIFGFILTLWVTDKWHGVSPTAVAFVGAIIALMPKVGIVEWNDVDIPWHLLMFSAGAYTLGAGFKYTNLPSISVNAFFDEMGLGTDTPFWVLYVILTGVMIYSALFMQSKTMRSMIFIPIAIGVATKFDFSIMSLAFPVALLIEHVYVLPFNSKPSLLLYSTDHYSWTDTFKYGIIMQTIAWGMSILMAMTYFKWLGITPNGLFDIF